In Methylotenera sp. L2L1, the following proteins share a genomic window:
- a CDS encoding PQQ-dependent dehydrogenase, methanol/ethanol family: MKQPNFTLRSGLLALGALAFIGMVGQASANEEIIKRSKDHNMWAAPGQNLALHRHSQLKDINTKNVKDLQMIWSQSSGTLRGHEGQPVVVEHNGKTMMYMVSGWPNIVQALDLSDPDHPKQIWNYTKKTDRDESAVPRACCDTINRGLNYADGKVVFHTLDGFLIALDAATGKEIWVTKHAFPDKGETHSGPAMVAEGLVIAGFGGDEFAARGRTVAYDLKTGKEVWKCHSTGSDKDLCLTPETNKANPHYGLYGQNTGLTYPGDEWKIGGGAPWAWFSYDPKLRIMYAGTGNPGHWSPAYRCGETGANLTHEKCNTPDPKTNVGKYDNKWSMTIMARKVDTGEMVWAYQKTPFDQWDYDGVNENILVDNLVVDGKKHDALVNFDRNGFAYVLDRKDGTLLRANKFVTVNWAEKVDLKSGRPVKVKEHSPFDRDVNTQACPSAMGGKDQQPAAVDPKEPNVFYVPTNNWCMEDEPQERTHTQQGTVYVFANVYMYPEKPGVTGKLKKFDVVTGKTIWEVSDPYPNWSGVLVTDGGLAFYGSLGGDFRAVDRKSGKVLWQRKLASGIIGNPITYKVKGKQYVSVWTGIGGWIGLPVTAGLDMDDKYGAIGATAMAKATGLDKVPQGGTLFTFRID, translated from the coding sequence ATGAAACAACCAAACTTTACATTACGCTCAGGTTTACTAGCTCTAGGTGCTTTGGCATTTATAGGGATGGTAGGTCAGGCGTCTGCGAATGAGGAAATCATCAAGCGCAGTAAAGATCATAATATGTGGGCAGCACCGGGTCAAAACTTGGCTTTGCATCGTCATAGCCAGCTAAAAGATATCAATACTAAAAACGTAAAAGATCTACAAATGATCTGGTCACAGTCTTCGGGTACATTACGCGGCCATGAAGGTCAGCCAGTGGTGGTGGAGCATAATGGTAAAACCATGATGTATATGGTTTCAGGTTGGCCAAATATTGTGCAAGCGCTAGATTTATCTGACCCTGATCATCCGAAACAAATTTGGAACTACACCAAAAAAACAGATCGTGATGAATCAGCCGTGCCACGTGCATGTTGCGATACGATTAACCGTGGCTTGAATTACGCAGATGGTAAAGTTGTTTTCCATACATTGGATGGCTTCTTGATTGCACTTGATGCAGCTACAGGTAAGGAAATTTGGGTCACTAAGCATGCTTTCCCAGACAAAGGTGAAACACATTCAGGCCCTGCAATGGTGGCTGAAGGTTTAGTGATTGCCGGTTTTGGTGGTGATGAGTTTGCTGCACGCGGCCGTACCGTAGCTTATGATTTAAAAACAGGTAAAGAAGTGTGGAAATGTCATAGCACTGGTTCAGATAAAGACCTTTGTTTGACACCAGAAACCAACAAAGCTAATCCACATTATGGTTTATATGGCCAAAACACTGGTTTAACTTACCCAGGCGATGAGTGGAAAATTGGTGGCGGTGCACCTTGGGCATGGTTCAGCTATGACCCAAAATTACGCATTATGTACGCAGGTACAGGTAATCCAGGTCACTGGTCTCCAGCTTACCGTTGCGGTGAAACAGGTGCAAACTTAACGCATGAAAAATGTAACACACCTGATCCAAAAACCAATGTAGGTAAATACGACAATAAATGGTCTATGACTATTATGGCGCGTAAAGTTGACACTGGTGAAATGGTTTGGGCATACCAAAAAACACCATTTGACCAATGGGATTATGACGGTGTAAACGAAAACATCTTGGTCGACAACTTAGTGGTTGACGGTAAAAAACATGATGCTTTAGTTAACTTTGACCGTAATGGTTTTGCTTATGTGTTAGATCGTAAAGACGGTACATTGTTGCGAGCAAACAAATTTGTGACTGTAAACTGGGCTGAAAAGGTTGACTTGAAATCAGGTCGCCCTGTTAAAGTTAAAGAGCACTCACCATTTGACCGTGATGTAAACACGCAAGCTTGTCCATCTGCAATGGGTGGTAAAGATCAGCAACCAGCGGCGGTTGATCCAAAAGAACCAAACGTGTTCTATGTGCCAACTAATAACTGGTGTATGGAAGATGAACCACAAGAACGTACACATACACAACAAGGTACCGTTTATGTATTTGCTAACGTGTATATGTACCCAGAAAAACCAGGTGTGACTGGTAAGTTGAAAAAATTCGACGTAGTGACTGGTAAAACAATCTGGGAAGTATCAGACCCATATCCAAACTGGAGTGGTGTGTTAGTGACTGATGGTGGCTTGGCATTCTACGGTTCATTGGGCGGTGATTTCCGTGCGGTTGATCGTAAATCAGGCAAAGTGTTATGGCAACGTAAATTGGCATCAGGCATTATCGGTAACCCAATCACATACAAAGTAAAAGGCAAACAATACGTGTCTGTATGGACAGGTATCGGTGGCTGGATTGGTCTACCTGTCACTGCAGGACTAGATATGGATGACAAATACGGTGCAATTGGTGCGACAGCGATGGCTAAAGCAACTGGTCTTGATAAGGTTCCTCAAGGCGGCACATTGTTCACTTTCCGTATTGACTAA
- a CDS encoding tetratricopeptide repeat protein, translating into MNKSFSLRKLPVLLLFLLSSNMTFAGFDEGKAAMLSHDYTKAMQEFLPLAKNGDAKSQHIVGMMYDEGQGVKQSYTEAAVWYEKAGLQGDLDSQYNLGVMYAQGQGVTRNDEKAASWFNKAAEKGHVLSQFALGRIYTIGRGVKQDDKVAAKWYRQAAEQNHFKAQLVYGQICAEGRGVPKNEKEAAKWTQKSAEQGHMKAQYALAKMYRDGRGVTKNAALSYALFDVAGRDGHGAAVQERDALVKAATPEQIAQGKLLASQWVKASPIVISDANPLKLK; encoded by the coding sequence ATGAATAAATCTTTTTCGTTGCGAAAATTACCCGTGTTATTGCTTTTTTTATTATCTAGCAATATGACATTTGCTGGGTTTGACGAAGGTAAAGCTGCGATGCTGAGCCATGATTACACTAAAGCCATGCAAGAATTTTTGCCATTAGCTAAAAATGGAGATGCTAAGTCGCAACACATTGTAGGCATGATGTATGACGAAGGTCAGGGCGTGAAGCAAAGTTACACAGAAGCGGCTGTTTGGTATGAAAAAGCCGGGTTGCAAGGTGATTTAGACTCTCAATACAATTTGGGGGTGATGTATGCGCAGGGGCAGGGCGTTACAAGAAATGATGAGAAAGCTGCGTCATGGTTTAACAAAGCCGCAGAAAAAGGACACGTACTCTCCCAGTTTGCCTTAGGTCGAATCTATACCATTGGCCGAGGGGTGAAGCAGGATGATAAAGTGGCAGCAAAGTGGTATCGCCAAGCTGCTGAGCAAAATCATTTTAAAGCACAGCTAGTTTATGGGCAGATATGCGCTGAGGGACGCGGTGTCCCTAAGAATGAAAAGGAAGCGGCTAAATGGACGCAAAAATCCGCAGAGCAAGGGCATATGAAAGCTCAATATGCACTCGCGAAAATGTATAGAGACGGTCGTGGCGTCACAAAAAATGCTGCACTTTCCTATGCTTTGTTTGATGTTGCAGGGCGCGATGGACATGGCGCCGCAGTGCAGGAACGTGACGCCTTGGTTAAAGCCGCGACGCCAGAGCAAATTGCGCAAGGTAAGTTACTTGCTTCTCAATGGGTAAAGGCGAGCCCTATCGTGATATCGGATGCTAACCCTTTGAAATTAAAATAA
- a CDS encoding response regulator, whose product MSVGIRIVLVDDHAVVRSGLRRLLEQNTGMQVVAEADSGEQAYQLYGEHLPDVLVMDMSMPGMGGLESLRRILTRYPSARVVIFSMHENAAFASQALSAGARCYVAKSGAADDLVRAVKEAFAGRGYLSPSVAQNIVLQSMSGGEDPTQRLSAREFEVFRMLAEGSNVEDIALTLKISQKTVANYQTLLKQKLGISSPVELVRLAMRHGVIET is encoded by the coding sequence ATGAGTGTTGGTATTCGTATTGTGCTTGTTGATGACCATGCCGTCGTGCGATCTGGTTTGAGACGTTTGTTAGAGCAAAACACAGGGATGCAAGTGGTTGCAGAGGCCGATAGTGGTGAGCAGGCATATCAGTTGTATGGCGAGCACTTGCCTGATGTTTTAGTTATGGACATGTCGATGCCCGGGATGGGAGGCTTAGAGTCTTTAAGAAGAATTCTGACACGTTACCCATCGGCACGTGTCGTTATTTTTTCTATGCATGAGAATGCTGCGTTTGCATCACAGGCACTATCTGCTGGTGCGCGTTGCTATGTTGCAAAGTCTGGTGCGGCTGATGACTTGGTTCGCGCCGTTAAAGAGGCTTTTGCAGGCAGAGGCTATTTAAGTCCATCCGTTGCACAAAATATCGTATTACAGTCGATGTCCGGTGGCGAAGACCCGACACAGCGCTTATCTGCCAGAGAGTTTGAAGTTTTCCGCATGCTGGCAGAAGGCAGTAATGTTGAGGATATTGCGCTAACACTCAAAATTAGCCAGAAAACAGTGGCTAACTACCAAACTTTATTAAAGCAAAAACTTGGAATATCCAGTCCGGTGGAGTTGGTCAGATTAGCAATGCGGCATGGTGTCATCGAGACTTAG
- a CDS encoding sensor histidine kinase has translation MNLKLRLNLIITTLLLLVMLIGALLMIRSARDDVRAEVESTALLALHLLDAEILHYTSDYVWLNGINPNKASIFRLQSLENVRHLRIDFFDARGNLRDSNRSVAKVDEWPAPVWFVSAMDAVSETMPPIKRQIFANGRILGELVVTPDSSYEIAEIWNDILGILVLVSIFFVVVNAMIYWAVGRALRPVNRVLVALSELEQGNLDSRLPSFTLPELTGISSKFNAMAETLQNSIKSNHQLTQQMISLQEDERKSLARDLHDEVGQHLTAIHIDASTILHAKTINDARESAKAIDVVARQMMNIVHGMLQRLRPGSLDELGLKAALQDLIDTWLQRNRSISVDVSLLGDFVGVDETVAIAIYRIVQECLTNIARHSEANKVVVSLHRQSDELVLSVEDNGKGFDPKLVSSGFGVAGMRERVQGLGGHFELNSRIGFGVQIQANLPFKKKVI, from the coding sequence ATGAATCTTAAACTCCGACTCAATTTAATCATTACAACATTGCTTTTATTGGTAATGTTGATTGGTGCATTGTTGATGATTCGAAGCGCACGGGATGATGTACGTGCGGAAGTAGAATCTACAGCGCTACTGGCTTTACATTTATTGGATGCTGAGATTCTGCATTACACCTCCGACTATGTATGGTTAAACGGAATAAATCCTAATAAAGCTTCAATATTTAGATTGCAGAGCCTGGAAAATGTACGTCATTTGCGCATTGACTTTTTTGATGCCAGAGGAAACCTTAGAGATAGTAATCGCTCTGTTGCTAAAGTAGATGAGTGGCCTGCTCCTGTATGGTTTGTGAGTGCAATGGATGCAGTTTCTGAAACGATGCCCCCTATTAAACGGCAAATATTTGCCAATGGACGAATATTAGGAGAGTTAGTAGTCACGCCTGACTCATCCTATGAGATTGCTGAAATTTGGAATGACATACTAGGCATATTAGTGCTGGTATCCATCTTTTTTGTCGTAGTAAACGCGATGATCTATTGGGCAGTTGGTCGAGCACTTCGACCAGTTAATCGTGTGCTGGTGGCATTGTCAGAATTAGAGCAAGGTAACTTAGATTCACGTTTGCCAAGTTTTACGTTGCCTGAATTGACAGGTATTAGCAGCAAATTTAACGCAATGGCAGAAACCCTACAAAATAGCATTAAAAGTAACCATCAATTAACCCAGCAAATGATTAGCCTGCAAGAGGATGAAAGGAAAAGTCTAGCTCGGGATTTGCACGATGAAGTCGGCCAGCATTTAACTGCAATTCATATTGATGCCTCAACGATTTTACATGCCAAAACTATCAATGACGCACGTGAAAGTGCAAAAGCTATTGATGTTGTCGCAAGGCAAATGATGAATATCGTACACGGTATGTTGCAACGCTTAAGACCGGGTAGTCTGGATGAGCTTGGGCTCAAGGCTGCCCTGCAAGATTTAATTGATACTTGGTTGCAAAGAAACCGTAGTATCTCTGTAGATGTCTCGCTGTTAGGTGATTTTGTCGGTGTGGATGAAACTGTAGCAATTGCAATATATCGCATTGTGCAAGAGTGTTTAACGAATATTGCACGACACTCAGAAGCGAACAAAGTGGTTGTTAGTCTTCATCGGCAATCAGATGAGCTGGTTTTAAGTGTTGAAGATAATGGTAAAGGATTTGATCCTAAATTAGTTTCATCAGGCTTTGGTGTTGCAGGTATGCGAGAGCGCGTACAAGGGTTAGGCGGTCATTTCGAACTTAACAGCCGTATTGGTTTTGGTGTGCAAATTCAAGCAAACCTGCCATTTAAAAAGAAAGTAATTTGA
- a CDS encoding TonB-dependent receptor family protein: MMFKKKVLASLIPLVFIQPVYADENKEAIKLDKVEVTGILPEKLESVPGSFDIVSEKELEASRPFSIKEALGNVPGVNVVQNEDPLGLAQNIGIRGMDPRRTSRTLLLEDGMPLFLAPYGDPSSHYIPMLERVGRIEVVKGSGQVLYGPQTVGGMINFVSKPVPKDGFAGSVSAVGGNNDFYGLHANVGYGTDLGGFMVDAIKKEGDGIRENHEFDVEEYTLKGQLNITDRQTLIAKVGYYKEDSNVSETGLGEVDYINDKFQAPSGKNDFFEHERKSAQLQHIFQIDDKMKLSTQAYYADSYRTSFRQTDAPGGYDEANNATGITVLERCDTPGVPFTEDQANACGGRHRPRSYNYWGIEPRLDVSHNLFGIDSDAVLGFRYHEEDISRQQYRGDTADFQSLSYAKANSLAREDIGIKVEAKSYYAQNTFHVNDWAITPGVRVEDIQIKTDIRRAGNAVQNNPESNSTNNQTEVLPGFGVAWNGIANTTVFGGVHKGFAPPRPDRDLRVAGANTAVVDKTKPETSTNWEVGVRSNYFKGVNFSSTLFHTKFDDIVINNGAGNFVNGGESAMSGLEVGGRIDFGTIYNTTHNIYVLGSYTNTFTAEFKKDGQVASSGIQSGSRLPYAPRHLASVSLGYQHPVGLDARVGVTYISQQEVDAFARALGPVDAALSGLAGNIPAYTLLNASVNFKPVGSKVTYFASGHNLADREYLASRVDGMSVGRGRQVFGGIRYDF, encoded by the coding sequence ATGATGTTTAAGAAGAAAGTTTTAGCTTCCCTAATTCCGCTGGTATTTATACAACCAGTTTACGCAGATGAAAATAAAGAAGCGATTAAGTTAGATAAAGTGGAAGTCACAGGCATTTTGCCTGAAAAATTAGAGTCAGTACCAGGCTCTTTCGATATTGTTAGCGAAAAAGAGTTAGAGGCTAGCCGCCCTTTCTCCATTAAAGAAGCATTAGGTAACGTACCTGGTGTGAATGTTGTACAAAATGAAGATCCATTAGGTTTAGCACAAAACATTGGCATCCGCGGTATGGATCCACGCCGCACTTCACGCACACTTTTACTTGAAGATGGTATGCCGTTATTCTTAGCGCCTTATGGCGACCCTTCTTCGCACTATATCCCCATGCTTGAACGGGTTGGTCGTATTGAGGTGGTTAAAGGCTCAGGCCAAGTATTGTATGGCCCACAAACAGTAGGTGGCATGATTAACTTTGTTAGCAAGCCAGTACCCAAAGATGGTTTTGCAGGTAGCGTATCTGCTGTGGGGGGCAATAACGATTTTTATGGCTTACATGCCAATGTTGGTTATGGTACTGACCTAGGTGGATTCATGGTCGACGCCATTAAAAAAGAAGGCGATGGTATTCGTGAGAATCACGAGTTTGATGTAGAAGAATACACGTTAAAGGGTCAATTAAACATCACAGACCGTCAAACACTGATTGCTAAAGTTGGTTACTACAAAGAAGACTCAAATGTATCTGAAACTGGCCTAGGTGAAGTAGACTACATCAACGATAAGTTTCAAGCACCGTCTGGCAAGAATGACTTTTTTGAGCATGAACGTAAATCTGCACAGTTACAGCATATTTTCCAAATTGATGACAAAATGAAGTTATCGACCCAAGCGTACTATGCTGATTCGTATCGAACATCATTCCGCCAGACGGATGCACCTGGTGGTTACGATGAAGCAAATAATGCGACTGGCATCACGGTGTTGGAACGATGTGACACACCAGGCGTGCCATTTACTGAAGATCAGGCGAATGCATGTGGTGGCCGCCATCGCCCAAGAAGTTATAACTATTGGGGTATTGAACCTCGTTTAGACGTAAGCCATAATTTGTTTGGCATAGACAGTGATGCAGTACTTGGCTTCCGTTATCATGAAGAAGATATCAGCCGTCAACAATACCGTGGGGATACTGCAGACTTTCAAAGCCTATCTTATGCCAAAGCCAACTCATTGGCTCGTGAAGATATAGGTATCAAAGTTGAAGCTAAATCTTACTATGCGCAAAACACGTTTCACGTAAACGACTGGGCAATCACACCTGGTGTGCGAGTTGAGGATATCCAAATTAAAACGGATATTCGTCGTGCAGGCAATGCGGTCCAAAATAATCCTGAATCAAACTCAACCAATAACCAAACGGAAGTATTGCCAGGTTTTGGTGTAGCTTGGAATGGCATTGCCAACACCACAGTCTTTGGTGGTGTGCATAAAGGCTTTGCACCACCGAGGCCAGATAGAGATTTGCGTGTAGCTGGTGCGAACACAGCTGTCGTAGATAAAACCAAACCTGAAACCAGTACCAATTGGGAAGTCGGCGTACGCTCAAACTATTTTAAAGGCGTTAATTTCTCATCAACCCTATTTCATACTAAATTTGATGATATCGTCATCAATAATGGTGCGGGTAACTTTGTGAATGGTGGTGAATCAGCCATGTCTGGCTTAGAAGTTGGTGGCCGTATCGACTTTGGTACTATTTACAATACAACGCATAACATTTATGTGTTGGGCTCGTACACCAATACGTTCACAGCAGAATTCAAGAAAGATGGTCAGGTGGCAAGTAGCGGTATCCAAAGTGGCTCACGTTTGCCCTATGCACCTCGTCATTTAGCTTCTGTGAGCTTAGGTTATCAACATCCGGTTGGTCTGGATGCGCGTGTTGGTGTGACATACATCAGCCAGCAGGAAGTTGACGCGTTTGCTAGAGCACTTGGTCCTGTTGATGCAGCGCTTTCTGGACTCGCTGGCAACATTCCTGCATACACATTACTTAATGCATCTGTGAACTTTAAACCGGTAGGCTCTAAAGTGACGTACTTCGCTAGTGGCCATAACTTAGCAGACCGTGAATACTTAGCAAGCCGTGTAGATGGTATGTCTGTAGGCCGTGGCCGTCAGGTGTTTGGTGGGATTCGTTACGACTTCTAA
- a CDS encoding vWA domain-containing protein, producing the protein MSKLLILLRSNYETVLYIAASVLLLLALIKPEIQLKQEVHNYLLLADVSQSMNAEDVKLNNQNVSRMAYTKHLMTKIVESSPCGTHISVGVFASDNVALLINPLEVCENYDVLNDTIDHIEWRMAWKGDSRLSIGVRAAATLFDSLNTPAKLLFFTDGDEAPKLNVTIRQNLDGVQIGKHVLFVGVGGKEQVAVPRYNSLNKWIGFWPSGENNSTGGGVNYTDTSQDEPDPQVASAEYDRYLSKLEDEHLKELATEIKASYIEGSNTPQFYEYVQEQKPAASFVTAYSVRWIYLMMAIILILSTYIPSFIRR; encoded by the coding sequence ATGAGTAAGTTATTGATTTTGTTAAGAAGTAACTACGAAACGGTACTTTACATAGCGGCATCAGTTCTGTTACTGCTTGCTTTAATTAAGCCAGAAATTCAATTAAAGCAGGAAGTGCATAATTATCTATTGCTGGCAGATGTTTCACAAAGTATGAATGCTGAGGATGTGAAGCTCAACAACCAGAATGTCAGTCGAATGGCTTACACGAAACATTTAATGACAAAAATTGTAGAGTCATCGCCATGTGGCACACATATCAGTGTCGGAGTCTTTGCATCAGACAATGTTGCCTTATTGATTAACCCTTTAGAAGTGTGTGAAAACTATGATGTACTTAACGACACCATAGACCATATTGAGTGGCGCATGGCGTGGAAAGGTGATAGTCGATTAAGCATAGGCGTGCGCGCTGCTGCTACTTTATTCGACTCTTTAAACACACCAGCCAAGCTACTTTTTTTTACTGATGGTGATGAAGCACCAAAGCTTAATGTGACCATTAGACAGAACCTAGATGGTGTTCAAATAGGTAAACACGTACTATTTGTTGGTGTAGGGGGCAAAGAGCAAGTTGCTGTTCCACGTTATAACTCATTAAATAAATGGATTGGCTTTTGGCCATCTGGTGAAAATAATAGTACAGGTGGTGGTGTGAACTATACCGATACTAGTCAAGATGAGCCAGATCCTCAAGTGGCATCGGCAGAGTATGACCGCTATCTATCTAAGCTTGAAGATGAGCACCTTAAAGAGTTAGCCACGGAGATTAAGGCGAGCTATATAGAAGGGAGCAATACACCACAGTTTTATGAGTATGTGCAGGAACAGAAGCCAGCGGCTAGTTTTGTAACTGCATATTCAGTGCGTTGGATATATTTAATGATGGCGATAATATTGATCTTATCTACCTACATCCCAAGTTTTATAAGGCGATAG
- a CDS encoding vWA domain-containing protein produces MTLLNPWFLLLLPFAFAPFWLKSHQGQMYSWLAIAPEDKFSEIANHIIKAIITLLILSIIFALASPQGAERKIQKIGKGAQTVLVIDRSVSMDKPFAGDPTSGVATEIKSAAARRLITKFINERPDDMMGVVSFTNSALYNVKITNNRDAIHSAIKAATSSALNQTNIGSGVTAGIAMFDKIQSSGSRAVILLSDGAGKISPRVKQKIAEQLTEKKINLYWIVLHEPDQVSIFTKQKFREGEVTSLELHKYFSGLKIKYKAFEADNPTTLQAALQYIDSKEKNVIQYTVVVPGHDYSKNLIIMALVLALLILIIKNLRVHSWQNT; encoded by the coding sequence ATGACATTACTAAACCCATGGTTTCTTCTGTTGTTACCGTTTGCATTTGCGCCATTTTGGCTCAAAAGCCATCAAGGCCAGATGTATTCTTGGCTAGCGATAGCGCCAGAAGATAAATTTTCAGAAATTGCCAATCACATTATTAAAGCAATCATTACTTTACTGATATTAAGTATTATTTTTGCACTTGCATCGCCTCAAGGAGCCGAGAGAAAAATACAAAAGATTGGTAAAGGTGCGCAGACGGTATTGGTGATTGACCGTAGCGTAAGTATGGACAAGCCTTTTGCCGGCGATCCTACTAGCGGTGTCGCCACGGAAATTAAATCAGCGGCTGCTAGGCGTCTAATTACTAAGTTTATTAACGAGCGTCCTGACGACATGATGGGCGTGGTGAGTTTTACCAACTCGGCGTTGTATAACGTAAAAATCACAAATAACCGAGATGCGATTCACTCAGCCATTAAAGCAGCTACTAGCTCAGCGCTAAATCAAACCAACATCGGGTCTGGAGTAACTGCTGGTATTGCCATGTTTGACAAGATTCAAAGCTCAGGTTCTCGGGCCGTGATTTTGTTGTCAGATGGTGCAGGGAAAATTAGCCCTCGTGTTAAGCAAAAAATTGCCGAGCAACTGACTGAGAAGAAAATCAATTTGTATTGGATTGTATTACACGAGCCAGACCAAGTCAGCATCTTCACCAAGCAAAAATTTAGAGAGGGCGAAGTCACAAGCCTTGAGCTTCATAAGTATTTTAGTGGCCTTAAAATTAAGTACAAAGCATTTGAGGCGGATAACCCAACGACATTACAGGCAGCTTTGCAGTATATCGACTCAAAAGAGAAAAATGTCATTCAATATACAGTGGTTGTACCTGGGCATGATTACTCAAAAAACTTAATCATCATGGCGTTGGTGCTTGCCTTACTCATATTAATCATTAAAAATTTAAGGGTGCATTCATGGCAAAATACATAA
- a CDS encoding DUF58 domain-containing protein, translating to MIPAYAKPFSYQIPWKSSSIHAGDHRGSQRGLGFEYRGNVSLIDHPDARRMDLRQTLRDPYEQIQVKLFNQDNTTPIFAVCDCSSSMQFKGHVRKLDLAMEVAASVAYSAFNAGDVFSFIGYNHEVLEDLTLPLSHHVYQSFELIDQLKNYKKMHIGADGILAVPQYLSQHRGLVFWISDFHMPIELLEQALNAMSVHQVVPVVLWDDQEYKKLPKFGFGNMLDPETGMCRSIFFRDSVRKQFEAAFMERKEQLENIFASFDYQPIYLSEAFNPEAMSEYFEQFMG from the coding sequence ATGATTCCAGCATACGCCAAACCTTTTTCTTATCAAATTCCATGGAAATCCAGCAGCATTCATGCTGGAGACCACCGAGGCTCACAGCGCGGACTAGGGTTTGAGTATAGGGGTAATGTTTCACTGATTGATCATCCTGATGCTAGACGCATGGATTTGCGGCAGACGCTGCGTGACCCTTATGAGCAAATACAAGTTAAGCTTTTCAATCAGGATAATACGACGCCGATTTTTGCTGTATGTGACTGCTCTAGTTCAATGCAGTTTAAAGGACATGTGCGTAAGCTTGATTTGGCGATGGAAGTAGCTGCATCTGTAGCCTATTCAGCTTTTAATGCTGGAGATGTATTTAGCTTCATAGGATACAACCATGAAGTGCTTGAAGACCTCACCTTGCCTTTAAGTCATCACGTCTATCAATCTTTTGAATTGATCGATCAGTTGAAAAATTATAAAAAAATGCATATAGGCGCTGATGGCATACTCGCCGTGCCACAATACCTTAGTCAACATCGCGGGTTGGTCTTTTGGATTTCTGATTTTCATATGCCTATAGAGTTGCTTGAGCAGGCGCTTAATGCGATGTCGGTTCACCAAGTTGTCCCAGTAGTGCTTTGGGATGATCAGGAATATAAAAAACTGCCTAAGTTTGGATTTGGCAACATGCTAGATCCTGAAACTGGGATGTGCCGTAGTATTTTCTTTAGAGACTCTGTGAGAAAACAGTTTGAAGCGGCCTTTATGGAACGTAAAGAGCAACTGGAAAACATATTTGCAAGCTTTGATTACCAGCCAATTTACCTAAGTGAGGCTTTTAATCCTGAGGCTATGTCTGAGTATTTTGAACAATTTATGGGCTAA
- a CDS encoding AAA family ATPase yields the protein MSPPLDHQLSDWRNHALKLENEVKKVIVGQDKAIRLMNIAIFARGHVLLEGGVGVGKTTLLQSIARCIGGAYERIEGTVDLMPNDLIYHTYLGEDGRPKIDEGPLLRAGENLSVFFFNEINRARPQVHALMLRVMAERHISAFKKEYRLPHMVVFADRNQVEKNETFEIPSAARDRFMMEIPIEIPEDRELRKSLMFNVKFQHAENLTKQVASNVLQFDQLNNFSDILQSHIKSSPTLEDYAIDLWESTQSPAKYGIKMDSVDVNRLVHTGASPRGMGMLLKAARVNAWLMNRDSLYPEDIHAVFHELIAHRLVFNSMYENRRTQLAREFTTQILSTVAVPAQAKAA from the coding sequence ATGTCACCACCACTAGATCATCAATTATCAGACTGGCGTAATCATGCTTTAAAGCTGGAAAATGAAGTTAAAAAAGTTATCGTAGGCCAAGATAAAGCCATTAGGTTAATGAATATTGCTATTTTTGCGCGTGGTCATGTGTTACTGGAGGGTGGGGTTGGTGTAGGGAAGACGACATTATTGCAGTCTATTGCACGATGTATTGGCGGTGCTTATGAGCGTATTGAAGGCACTGTAGATTTGATGCCTAATGACTTAATCTATCACACCTATTTAGGCGAAGACGGAAGACCTAAAATTGATGAAGGTCCTTTGTTACGCGCAGGTGAGAACCTATCTGTTTTTTTCTTTAATGAAATAAACCGGGCTAGGCCTCAAGTACATGCGCTTATGTTGCGCGTCATGGCTGAACGACACATCAGTGCGTTTAAGAAAGAGTACCGTTTGCCGCACATGGTGGTGTTTGCAGACCGTAATCAAGTAGAGAAAAATGAAACCTTTGAAATTCCATCTGCAGCACGTGACCGTTTTATGATGGAAATTCCGATTGAGATTCCTGAAGATCGTGAATTAAGAAAATCACTCATGTTTAACGTGAAGTTCCAGCATGCGGAAAATCTGACTAAGCAAGTAGCGTCTAATGTACTGCAGTTTGATCAGCTTAATAATTTTTCAGACATCCTGCAAAGTCATATTAAATCAAGTCCAACCTTAGAGGATTACGCAATCGATTTATGGGAATCAACACAATCACCAGCTAAATACGGCATCAAAATGGATAGCGTTGATGTCAATCGTTTAGTACATACAGGTGCAAGCCCTAGAGGCATGGGTATGTTACTTAAGGCAGCACGTGTCAATGCTTGGCTGATGAATCGCGATAGTTTATATCCTGAAGATATCCATGCTGTGTTCCATGAGTTGATTGCACATAGGTTGGTGTTTAACTCTATGTATGAAAATCGAAGAACGCAGTTAGCGCGTGAGTTTACAACGCAGATATTAAGCACTGTGGCGGTGCCAGCACAGGCTAAAGCAGCATGA